In Deinococcus fonticola, the DNA window GCCTGAAAGAAGCTTACGGCGTGAACACCCCCTGGTACGAGAAATACTGGGGCTGGCTGATGCGCGCCCTACGCGGCGACTTCGGGTACTCGCGCGACTTCTCGATTCCGGTCACGCAATACATATTCCAGCAGAGGTTGCCGAACAGCTTGCTGCTGACCATTCCGGCCCTGATCATCAGTACCCTGATTGCCATTCCGCTGGGCATTTTCTCCGCCATCCGGCAGTACAGCATCTGGGATTACATCCTGACCTTCCTGAGCTTCATCGGTTCCAGCGCGCCCCTCTTCTGGGTGGGTGTCATGGCAATGTACCTGATGGCCGTGTGGATGCCGCAGATCACGAACGGCGCGATTGGCCTGCCGCCCGGCGGGCTGGGCAGCGGCATCACCCCCGAAGACAGCGGCGTGCTGGCCTTCTGGGCCGACCGCCTGAAGTACATGATCCTGCCCGTCACGGTGCTGTCCATGCTGCAAATCGCGGGCACCTTGCGTTACATGCGCGCCAGTTTCCTAGAGGTCATCAACCAGGATTTCGTGCGAACCGCCAAGGCCAAAGGCTTACCGAACCGGGTGGTGCTGTACAAGCACGCGCTGCGGAACTCCCTGATTCCCATTGTCACGCTGCTGGGCCTGTCCATTCCGGGCCTGTTCGGCGGGGCGGTGCTGACTGAGACGGTGTTCTCCTGGCCGGGCGTGGGCCGGGCACTGTTCGACTCGCTGGTGTCCAAGGACTTCAACGTGGTCATGGTGTGCCTGATGACCCTAGCCTTCCTGACCGTGGTGTTCCAACTGCTGACCGACCTGATGTACAGCGTCGTTGACCCGCGCATTCGTTATAACTGAGGCCCGACCATGACCACTGCCAATGCCAACAATGACATTCAACTGAACAAGGAAAAAAGTTACTCCACCTTCCAGCTCGCCATGCGCCGCCTGCGCCGCCACAAGGCCGCCATGATCGCCCTGACTTTCATTATTCTGCTGGTACTCATGGCAATTTTCGCGCCGTCCCTGGCCCCGCACGACCCGAACGCGCAGGACTTGGGCGGCATTTACGCCCCGCCCAGCGCCAATCACCCCCTGGGCAAGGATGAACTGGGCCGTGACCTGCTGTCCCGCGTCATTTACGGCAGCCGGGTCAGCCTGGCGGTGGGCTTCGCGGTGGCGTTCATGAGTTCACTGGTCGGCACGACTATGGGCCTGCTGGCGGGCTTCCTGGGCGGGCGCACTGACACCTTCATCAGCCGCCTGATCGAGTTCATGCTGAGCCTGCCCGGCCTGCCCCTCCAGCTCGTGATTTCCGGCCTATTCCTGAGCAGCGACAAGCCCTTCATCACGAACCTGCGCGAGAACATGGGGCCAAGCGCCAGCGTCGCCATCATCATCACGGTGTTCTCTGTGTTCGGCTGGATGGGCACCGCCAGGCTCGTGCGCGGTGAAGTGCTGAAACTGAAGAACCTGGAGTACGTGGACGCCGCGCGCGCCCTGGGAGCCAGCAACCCCCGCATCATGTTCCGTCACCTGGTGCCGAACATCCTGGGCATCATCATCGTGAGCGCCACCTTCGACGTGGGCGGCGCAATCCTAGGCGAAGCGGCCCTGAGTTTCCTGGGATTCGGCATTCAACCCCCGGTCTCCACCTGGGGCAACATGCTGAGCAACGCGCAGGAAGTGGTGCTGCAATACCCCTGGATTCCCTTCTACCCCGGCCTGGCGATCCTGCTGACCGTGCTGTCCTTCAACTTCCTGGGCGACGGCCTGCGGGATGCGTTCGACCCAAGGGCACGTCGGTAACCCCGCACCCTCCGGCCCCGACAGGTGGGGCCTCCTCCCTCTCCCCTGGGAGAGGGTTTTTTGTGGGTGTGAGCTACAGGGAGGCACTGTGGCCCTTTTCTGTCTCTCAGACTCTCAGGCACTTAGACCCTTAGACTCTCTCTCATGATTGTTCTTGGCATTGACCCTGGACTGGCGAACCTGGGTTTAGGACTGGTGGAGGGGGACGTCCGCAAAGCGCGGCACCTGCACCATGTGTGCCTGACCACCGAGAGCGCCTGGCTGATGCCCCGGCGCCTGCAGTACCTGCACGGAGAAGTGTCGCGCCTGCTGGCCGAGTACCAGCCTGAGGCGGTCGCCATCGAGGATCAGATTCTGCGGCGGCAGGCCGACGTGGCCTTCAAAGTCGGGCAGGCGTTCGGGGTGGTGCAACTGGCCTGCGCCCAGGCGGGCGTGCCCATTTTCGCCTACGGCCCCATGCAGGTGAAAAAAGCCCTGGTAGGCACGGGCCGCGCCGACAAGGAACAGATTATTTACATGGTCAAGGCGCAACTGGGCGTGCGGGAACTGTTCAACAACCACGCGGCGGACGCCCTGGCGCTGGCGCTGACGCATCTGGCGCACGCACCCATGCAGGCCCGCATGAATGCGCCGCTGGTGCGTTCCTGACGACCGTGCTGGCCCTGCCCCTGTCCCTGTCCCTGCTGCT includes these proteins:
- a CDS encoding ABC transporter permease; this encodes MGTYALRRILQMIPLLILISVVIYALTALQPGDPIDQLVFGNPRITPDDIARLKEAYGVNTPWYEKYWGWLMRALRGDFGYSRDFSIPVTQYIFQQRLPNSLLLTIPALIISTLIAIPLGIFSAIRQYSIWDYILTFLSFIGSSAPLFWVGVMAMYLMAVWMPQITNGAIGLPPGGLGSGITPEDSGVLAFWADRLKYMILPVTVLSMLQIAGTLRYMRASFLEVINQDFVRTAKAKGLPNRVVLYKHALRNSLIPIVTLLGLSIPGLFGGAVLTETVFSWPGVGRALFDSLVSKDFNVVMVCLMTLAFLTVVFQLLTDLMYSVVDPRIRYN
- a CDS encoding ABC transporter permease — encoded protein: MTTANANNDIQLNKEKSYSTFQLAMRRLRRHKAAMIALTFIILLVLMAIFAPSLAPHDPNAQDLGGIYAPPSANHPLGKDELGRDLLSRVIYGSRVSLAVGFAVAFMSSLVGTTMGLLAGFLGGRTDTFISRLIEFMLSLPGLPLQLVISGLFLSSDKPFITNLRENMGPSASVAIIITVFSVFGWMGTARLVRGEVLKLKNLEYVDAARALGASNPRIMFRHLVPNILGIIIVSATFDVGGAILGEAALSFLGFGIQPPVSTWGNMLSNAQEVVLQYPWIPFYPGLAILLTVLSFNFLGDGLRDAFDPRARR
- the ruvC gene encoding crossover junction endodeoxyribonuclease RuvC → MIVLGIDPGLANLGLGLVEGDVRKARHLHHVCLTTESAWLMPRRLQYLHGEVSRLLAEYQPEAVAIEDQILRRQADVAFKVGQAFGVVQLACAQAGVPIFAYGPMQVKKALVGTGRADKEQIIYMVKAQLGVRELFNNHAADALALALTHLAHAPMQARMNAPLVRS